One Dietzia sp. JS16-p6b genomic window carries:
- a CDS encoding Trm112 family protein — MSVIDDRLLEILACPEDKGPLLLAGDDTLYNPRLRRAYRIDDGIPVLLADESRPVDEAEHEALLARAGGAPQE, encoded by the coding sequence ATGTCCGTCATCGATGACCGCCTGCTGGAGATCCTCGCCTGCCCCGAGGACAAGGGGCCGCTCCTCCTGGCGGGTGACGACACGCTCTACAACCCCCGCCTGCGCCGCGCGTACCGGATCGACGACGGCATCCCGGTGCTGCTGGCGGACGAGTCACGTCCGGTGGACGAGGCGGAGCACGAGGCCCTGCTCGCCCGTGCGGGCGGGGCTCCGCAGGAGTGA
- a CDS encoding DNA-3-methyladenine glycosylase, with the protein MTLPQDGGATFRALLRDSDPDEAARSLLGGVLTHGPVAVRVMEVEAYGGPVDSPHPDPAAHTWPGPTPRNEVMFGDAGHLYVYLSHGIHQCANITCRPPGEGGGVLLRAGRVVGGHEATRQRRPGILPEHAARGPGNLGRVMGIDLSFRGMDVLDAASPVTFRPDPVPASQVRSGPRVGVSREADRPWRFWITGAREVSSYRRSPRAPRSPHPAPW; encoded by the coding sequence GTGACCCTGCCGCAGGACGGAGGGGCCACCTTCCGGGCGCTGCTCCGCGACTCGGACCCCGACGAGGCCGCACGGTCCCTGTTGGGAGGTGTCCTGACCCACGGGCCCGTCGCGGTACGCGTGATGGAAGTGGAGGCCTATGGCGGCCCGGTCGACTCGCCCCACCCGGATCCCGCCGCGCACACGTGGCCGGGACCGACGCCGCGGAACGAGGTGATGTTCGGCGATGCCGGGCATCTGTACGTCTATCTGAGCCACGGGATCCACCAGTGCGCCAACATCACGTGCCGACCCCCGGGGGAAGGCGGCGGTGTTCTCCTCCGCGCCGGCCGCGTGGTGGGCGGACACGAGGCGACCCGGCAGCGCCGACCCGGGATACTCCCCGAGCACGCGGCGCGCGGCCCGGGGAACCTCGGGAGGGTGATGGGAATCGACCTGTCCTTCCGGGGCATGGACGTCCTCGATGCGGCGTCACCGGTCACGTTCCGTCCTGATCCCGTTCCCGCGTCGCAGGTCCGGTCGGGACCCCGGGTGGGTGTGTCCCGTGAGGCCGACCGCCCGTGGCGGTTCTGGATCACGGGCGCCCGGGAGGTGTCCTCCTACCGGCGCAGTCCACGCGCGCCGCGTTCCCCGCACCCCGCCCCGTGGTAG
- the tyrS gene encoding tyrosine--tRNA ligase produces MSLVTSNILDDLQWRGLIAQSTDLDALREHLDEGTVSLYCGFDPTGPSLHAGHLIPLLTLRRFQLAGHRPIVLAGGATGMIGDPRDVGERTMNTADTVADWAERITGQLELFVDLTEGPVGARVVNNMQWTGHLTAIQFLRDVGKHFSLNTMLGRDTVKRRLDGDGISYTEFSYMLLQANDFVQLRRTMRCTLQIGGSDQWGNIVGGVDLNRRMDGETVHAMTVPLVTSSDGKKFGKSTGGGSLWLDPDLTSPYTWYQYFLNTSDADVVRYLRWFTFLGREEIEELEALTRDTPHLRAGQKRLAEEMTTMVHGVAATESVQAASQALFGRGELAELDERTLGAALEDAGAVEVASDAPRTIIELLVASGLCDSKGAARRAVGEGGAYVNNARIDDPEWTPGQDDLLHGSWLVLRRGKKNLAGVRLR; encoded by the coding sequence ATGTCGCTCGTGACTTCCAACATCCTCGATGACCTGCAGTGGCGGGGGCTCATCGCGCAGTCGACAGACCTCGACGCGCTCCGTGAACACCTCGACGAGGGCACCGTGTCGCTGTATTGCGGCTTCGACCCGACCGGGCCCAGCCTGCACGCGGGTCACCTCATCCCGCTCCTCACCCTCCGGCGGTTCCAGTTGGCAGGGCACCGGCCGATCGTCCTGGCCGGGGGAGCGACCGGCATGATCGGGGACCCCCGGGACGTGGGGGAGCGGACCATGAACACCGCGGACACCGTGGCCGACTGGGCAGAGCGCATCACAGGTCAACTCGAACTGTTCGTCGACCTCACAGAGGGGCCCGTGGGGGCCCGTGTGGTCAACAACATGCAGTGGACCGGTCATCTGACCGCCATCCAGTTCCTGCGAGACGTCGGCAAGCACTTCTCGCTCAACACCATGCTCGGGCGGGACACCGTCAAACGTCGCCTGGACGGTGACGGGATCTCGTACACGGAGTTTTCCTACATGCTCCTGCAGGCCAACGACTTCGTGCAGTTGAGACGCACCATGCGGTGCACACTGCAGATCGGCGGCTCCGACCAGTGGGGGAACATCGTCGGCGGCGTCGACCTCAACCGCCGGATGGATGGTGAGACGGTTCATGCCATGACTGTCCCCCTGGTCACGTCGTCCGACGGGAAGAAGTTCGGCAAGTCGACGGGTGGCGGGAGCCTCTGGCTCGACCCCGACCTCACCAGCCCGTACACGTGGTACCAGTACTTCCTCAACACGTCCGATGCGGACGTGGTCCGCTATCTGCGGTGGTTCACGTTCCTGGGTCGTGAGGAGATCGAGGAGCTGGAGGCACTCACCCGGGACACGCCGCACCTCCGCGCGGGACAGAAGCGCCTGGCGGAGGAGATGACCACGATGGTGCACGGGGTGGCGGCCACGGAGTCCGTACAGGCGGCCTCCCAGGCACTGTTCGGGCGGGGAGAATTGGCTGAGCTCGACGAGCGGACGCTCGGCGCCGCACTCGAGGACGCCGGCGCCGTCGAGGTGGCGTCCGATGCCCCGAGAACGATCATCGAGCTCCTGGTCGCCTCCGGACTCTGTGACAGCAAGGGCGCCGCACGCCGCGCCGTCGGCGAGGGTGGCGCGTATGTCAACAACGCCCGCATCGACGACCCGGAGTGGACGCCCGGGCAGGATGATCTGCTCCACGGGTCCTGGCTGGTGCTCCGCCGCGGCAAGAAAAACCTCGCCGGGGTGCGCCTCCGCTGA